A stretch of the Erinaceus europaeus chromosome 23, mEriEur2.1, whole genome shotgun sequence genome encodes the following:
- the LOC132535509 gene encoding uncharacterized protein LOC132535509 — protein MRPCPARAPTLARTLGAGAPSILPRPPVVGAVQAAETGGVSVGWGTRELRRRTKGSPPPLTCAHLAAARALRARRRDPEAGSAIPPRASPARDPSRRNRSPASSRTRPRPRRFRPAAPPPTRRPDPGSSPRPCAPRPQVVTPLCAQVPAPVCPDPKSPPRCPHPRVPRPRVVTPLCHQVPIPVCQTPSRQPSVPPGPRSRVPRPQVPTPLCAQVPAPVCPDPKSPPRCALRSPPPCVRPQVVSPLCPQVPTPVCPDPVSSPRCATRSPPPCAQAPSRHPAVPPGPRPRVPRPQVVTPLCPQVPVLVCPDPKSSPRCAPGPAPVCPDPVSSPRCATRSPSPCAQTPSRHPSVPPGPRPRVPRPRVVTPLCHQVPAPVCPDPKSPPHHMPSPPRPCPSRRSHTPRFHTPQNCSSCQHPPPAQTRGSRLPRLARSPPSRLAVFGYTG, from the exons ATGCGTCCCTGCCCCGCGCGCGCCCCCACCCTGGCACGGACCCTGGGCGCGGGCGCGCCCTCCATCCTCCCGCGACCCCCGGTGGTGGGGGCGGTGCAGGCCGCAGAGACGGGAGGGGTCAGCGTGGGGTGGGGGACCCGGGAGCTGCGGCGCAGGACAAAGGGGAgccccccgcccctcacctgcgcTCACCTGGCCGCCGCCCGGGCTCTGCGGGCCAGGCGCAGGGACCCCGAGGCGGGCTCCGCGATCCCACCCCGCGCCAGCCCCGCCCGGGACCCCTCGCGCCGGAACCGCAGCCCCGCTTCCTCTCGCACCCGCCCGCGGCCCCGCCGCTTCCGGCCGGCCGCCCCGCCCCCCACCAGGCGcccggacccgggttcga GTCCCCGCCCCTGTGCGCCCAGACCCCAAGTCGTCACCCCGCTGTGCGCCCAGGTCCCCGCCCCCGTGTGCCCAGACCCCAAGTCCCCACCCCGCT gtccccacccccGTGTGCCCAGACCCCGTGTCGTCACCCCGCTGTGCCACCAGGTCCCCATCCCCGTGTGTCAGACCCCAAGTCGTCAGCCCTCTGTGCCCCCAGGTCCCCGCTCCCGTGTGCCCAGACCCCAAGTCCCCACCCCTCTGTGCGCCCAGGTCCCCGCCCCCGTGTGCCCAGACCCCAAGTCCCCACCCCGCTGTGCGCTCAGGTCCCCGCCCCCGTGTGTCAGACCCCAAGTCGTCAGCCCTCtgtgcccccaggtccccacccccGTGTGCCCAGACCCCGTGTCGTCACCCCGCTGTGCCACCAGGTCCCCGCCCCCGTGTGCCCAGGCCCCAAGTCGTCACCCCGCTGTGCCCCCAGGTCCCCGCCCCCGTGTGCCCAGGCCCCAAGTCGTCACCCCGCTGTGCCCCCAGGTCCCCGTCCTCGTGTGCCCAGACCCCAAGTCGTCACCCCGCTGTGCCCCAGGTCCCGCCCCTGTGTGCCCAGACCCCGTGTCGTCACCCCGCTGTGCCACCAGGTCCCCATCCCCGTGTGCCCAGACCCCAAGTCGTCACCCCTCTGTGCCCCCAGGTCCCCGCCCCCGTGTGCCCAGACCCCGTGTCGTCACCCCGCTGTGCCACCAGGTCCCCGCCCCCGTGTGCCCAGACCCCAAGTCGCCACCCCACCATATGCCCAGCCCCCCGCGCCCATGCCCGTCCCGGCGCTCCCACACTCCTAGGTTCCACACACCTCAAAACTGCTCCTCCTGCCAGCACCCGCCCCCAGCCCAGACCCGGGGCAGCCGGCTCCCCCGCCTGGCACGCAGCCCACCGTCCCGGCTGGCTGTGTTTGGTTACACTGGCTGA
- the GMIP gene encoding GEM-interacting protein isoform X1 yields the protein MDATEPGLPPAPESRKRYSDIFRSLDNLEISLGNVALDSLAADPALPGDPENEKTPTAAVTSDTGPWSGPSPECLAPLTEEELDLRLIQTKGGVDAALDYAKTWSRYAKELLAWTEKRASYELEFAKSIMKIAEAGKVSIHQQSLMPMQYVYTLFLEQDLSLAGLALDTVAQQRRDYYQPLAAKRTEIEKWRKEFKEQWLKEQKRTNEALQALRRAQLQYTQRCEDLRARCAPDDPTPLASPASSRQQERRRRSREEAQAKAQEAEVLYQACAREAGARQRDLEAAKRRIVSHVRKLVLQGDEVLRRVTLALFRLRGTQAERGPRAFAALAECCAPFEPGQRFQQFVQALHAASPPPPAPLQDSSPLDARKKPSMPLPPRLEEDTSAWEDAGLTWQGMPGSDADSLGGGSESRSLDSPTSSPGTSTRRLVKVASTGTESSDDLEEREPDLGDGPENGSPFQKWTLSSAAQTHRLRRLRGPAKCRECDTFMVSGTECEECLLTCHKRCLETLLITCGHRRLPARTPLFGVAFLQLPRDFPEQVPFLVTRCTADIEQRALGLQGIYRVSGSRVRVERLCQAFENGRALVDLSGHSPHDISSVLKRFLQELSDPVVPFHLYDAFMALARGLPAETGPPSAHPESRPAGTHPEAEAEAVRSLRTLLAQLPGSNYNTLRHLVAHLFSAHPTPAISCVQHPPLPAPRVAAHSQENRMSANNLGIVFGPTLLRPPEGVGGGGPAARLLDSGRQAQLVELLIQHYEQIFGMDELPPAGEPPPRAPSPAPSDSAPARLPSDLDTDTGPDSDGALERFPEDRPQEIPSPQSDQREEVAEDPREDGGEGSSHVPEDSPLGTQPRGHFSRQPVKYPRGGVRPVTHQLSGLALVASKLCEEAPSAPGWRGSLRGWGASAASPEASPLRRAPLPKHFEITQETARLLSKMQGDAGPGPACPSGAQPEEAEDYL from the exons ATGGACGCCACCGAGCCGG GGCTGCCCCCAGCTCCGGAGAGCAGGAAGAGGTACAGTGACATCTTCCGGAGCCTGGACAACCTTGAGATCTCACTGGGGAACGT GGCCCTGGACTCACTGGCTGCAGACCCTGCTCTTCCAGGAGACCCCGAGAATGAGAAGACCCCCACGGCAGCTGTG ACCAGTGACACTGGCCCCTGGAGTGGACCCTCTCCGGAGTGCCTGGCTCCCTTGACAG AGGAAGAACTGGACCTGCGACTCATCCAGACCAAGGGTGGGGTGGATGCAGCCCTGGACTATGCCAAGACCTGGAGCCGTTACGCCAAGGAGCTGCTGGCCTGGACGGAGAAGCGGGCCAGCTACG AGCTGGAGTTTGCCAAAAGCATCATGAAGATCGCCGAGGCCGGCAAGGTGTCCATCCACCAGCAG agtctgatGCCCATGCAGTACGTGTACACCCTGTTTCTGGAGCAAGACCTCAGCCTGGCAGGCCTGGCCCTGGACACAGTGGCCCAGCAGCGGAGGGACTACTACCAG cccctggctGCCAAGCGGACTGAAATTGAGAAGTGGCGCAAAGAGTTCAAGGAGCAGTGGCTCAAGGAGCAGAAGCGCACG AACGAGGCGCTGCAGGCCCTGCGGCGCGCCCAGCTGCAGTACACGCAGCGCTGTGAGGACCTGCGTGCCCGCTGCGCCCCCGATGACCCCACACCGCTGGCCTCGCCTGCGTCCAGCCGGCAGCAGGAGCGGCGGCGGCGCTCGCGGGAGGAGGCCCAGGCCAAG GCGCAGGAGGCCGAGGTGCTTTACCAGGCGTGCGCGCGTGAGGCCGGCGCACGGCAGCGGGACCTGGAGGCCGCCAAGCGCAGGATCGTGTCGCATGTTCGCAAGCTGGTGCTGCAAGGCGACGAGGTGCTGCGGAGG GTGACACTGGCATTGTTCCGGCTGCGGGGCACACAGGCCGAGCGGGGTCCCCGCGCCTTCGCTGCGCTGGCCGAGTGCTGCGCACCCTTTGAGCCCGGCCAGCGTTTCCAGCAGTTTGTGCAGGCCTTGCACGCTGCCAGCCCACCACCTCCCGCCCCCCTGCAGGACAG cTCTCCTCTGGATGCCAGGAAGAAGCCCTCCATGCCGCTCCCTCCACGGCTGGAGGAAGACACCAGTGCCTGGGAGGATGCGGGCCTGACCTGGCAGG GCATGCCGGGCAGTGACGCAGACAGTTTGGGTGGGGGCAGCGAGTCTCGGTCCCTGGACTCTCCCACCTCCAGCCCAG GCACTAGCACACGCAGGCTGGTGAAAGTTGCGTCCACAGGCACCGAATCCTCTGACGACCTGGAGGAGCGGGAGCCAG acCTGGGAGACGGGCCTGAGAACGGAAGCCCCTTCCAGAAGTGGACACTGTCCAGCGCGGCCCAGACCCACCGACTGAGGCGGCTGCGGGGTCCAGCCAAGTGCAGGGAGTGTGACACCTTCATGGTCAGCGGGACTGAGTGTGAGGAG TGCCTCCTGACCTGCCACAAGCGCTGTCTGGAGACCCTGCTGATCACCTGTGGCCACCGCCGACTGCCCGCCCGGACGCCCCTGTTCGGGGTGGCCTTCCTGCAACTGCCCAGGGACTTCCCGGAACAGGTGCCCTTCCTGGTGACGCGGTGCACGGCCGACATCGAGCAGCGTGCCCTGGGCCTCCAG GGCATCTACAGGGTCAGTGGGTCCCGCGTGCGGGTGGAGCGGCTGTGTCAGGCCTTCGAGAACGGGCGGGCTCTGGTGGACCTGTCGGGACACTCGCCCCACGACATCTCCAGCGTCCTCAAGCGCTTCCTCCAggag ctctcGGATCCTGTGGTCCCCTTCCACCTGTATGACGCTTTCATGGCACTGGCGAGGGGCCTACCCGCCGAGACTGGGCCCCCCAGCGCCCACCCTGAGTCCAGGCCTGCTGGCACTCACCccgaggctgaggctgaggccgTGCGCTCCCTCAGGACCCTGCTGGCCCAGCTGCCCGGCTCCAACTACAACACCCTGCGGCACCTGGTGGCTCACCTCTTCAG tgcccaccccacccctgctatCAGCTGCGTCCAGCACCCACCCCTGCCCGCCCCCAGGGTGGCCGCACACAGCCAGGAAAACAGGATGTCGGCCAACAACCTGGGCATCGTGTTTGGGCCCACGCTGCTTCGGCCGCCGGAGggcgtggggggcggggggcccgCGGCCCGCCTGCTGGACTCGGGGCGCCAGGCGCAGCTGGTGGAGCTGCTCATCCAGCACTATGAGCAGATCTTTGGGATGGATGAGCTGCCCCCTGCCGGTGagcccccaccccgtgcccccAGCCCGGCCCCCTCGGACTCAGCCCCTGCACGCCTCCCCTCGGACCTGGACACAGACACAGGCCCAGACTCTGACGGTGCCCTAGAGAGGTTTCCTGAGGACAGGCCTCAAGAG ATTCCAAGCCCACAGAGTGACCAGAGAGAGGAGGTGGCTGAGGACCCCAGAGAGGATGGCGGGGAAG GGTCCAGCCACGTCCCTGAGGACTCACCACTGGGGACGCAGCCCCGGGGCCACTTCAGCCGTCAGCCAGTCAAGTACCCTCGAGGGGGAGTGCGGCCGGTCACACACCAGCTGTCCGGCCTGGCCCTGGTGGCCTCCAAGCTGTGCGAGGAGGCACCGTCTGCACCCGGGTGGCGGGGGAGCCTGCGGGGCTGGGGGGCTTCGGCAGCCTCCCCAGAGGCCAGCCCCCTGCGCCGCGCCCCTCTGCCCAAGCACTTCGAGATCACGCAGGAGACTGCGCGGCTGCTCTCTAAGATGCAGGGCGATGCGGGGCCGGGGCCCGCCTGCCCCTCCGGCGCCCAGCCAGAGGAGGCTGAGGACTACCTCTGA
- the GMIP gene encoding GEM-interacting protein isoform X2, translating into MDATEPGLPPAPESRKRYSDIFRSLDNLEISLGNVALDSLAADPALPGDPENEKTPTAAVTSDTGPWSGPSPECLAPLTEEELDLRLIQTKGGVDAALDYAKTWSRYAKELLAWTEKRASYELEFAKSIMKIAEAGKVSIHQQSLMPMQYVYTLFLEQDLSLAGLALDTVAQQRRDYYQPLAAKRTEIEKWRKEFKEQWLKEQKRTNEALQALRRAQLQYTQRCEDLRARCAPDDPTPLASPASSRQQERRRRSREEAQAKAQEAEVLYQACAREAGARQRDLEAAKRRIVSHVRKLVLQGDEVLRRVTLALFRLRGTQAERGPRAFAALAECCAPFEPGQRFQQFVQALHAASPPPPAPLQDSSPLDARKKPSMPLPPRLEEDTSAWEDAGLTWQGMPGSDADSLGGGSESRSLDSPTSSPGTSTRRLVKVASTGTESSDDLEEREPDLGDGPENGSPFQKWTLSSAAQTHRLRRLRGPAKCRECDTFMVSGTECEECLLTCHKRCLETLLITCGHRRLPARTPLFGVAFLQLPRDFPEQVPFLVTRCTADIEQRALGLQGIYRVSGSRVRVERLCQAFENGRALVDLSGHSPHDISSVLKRFLQELSDPVVPFHLYDAFMALARGLPAETGPPSAHPESRPAGTHPEAEAEAVRSLRTLLAQLPGSNYNTLRHLVAHLFRVAAHSQENRMSANNLGIVFGPTLLRPPEGVGGGGPAARLLDSGRQAQLVELLIQHYEQIFGMDELPPAGEPPPRAPSPAPSDSAPARLPSDLDTDTGPDSDGALERFPEDRPQEIPSPQSDQREEVAEDPREDGGEGSSHVPEDSPLGTQPRGHFSRQPVKYPRGGVRPVTHQLSGLALVASKLCEEAPSAPGWRGSLRGWGASAASPEASPLRRAPLPKHFEITQETARLLSKMQGDAGPGPACPSGAQPEEAEDYL; encoded by the exons ATGGACGCCACCGAGCCGG GGCTGCCCCCAGCTCCGGAGAGCAGGAAGAGGTACAGTGACATCTTCCGGAGCCTGGACAACCTTGAGATCTCACTGGGGAACGT GGCCCTGGACTCACTGGCTGCAGACCCTGCTCTTCCAGGAGACCCCGAGAATGAGAAGACCCCCACGGCAGCTGTG ACCAGTGACACTGGCCCCTGGAGTGGACCCTCTCCGGAGTGCCTGGCTCCCTTGACAG AGGAAGAACTGGACCTGCGACTCATCCAGACCAAGGGTGGGGTGGATGCAGCCCTGGACTATGCCAAGACCTGGAGCCGTTACGCCAAGGAGCTGCTGGCCTGGACGGAGAAGCGGGCCAGCTACG AGCTGGAGTTTGCCAAAAGCATCATGAAGATCGCCGAGGCCGGCAAGGTGTCCATCCACCAGCAG agtctgatGCCCATGCAGTACGTGTACACCCTGTTTCTGGAGCAAGACCTCAGCCTGGCAGGCCTGGCCCTGGACACAGTGGCCCAGCAGCGGAGGGACTACTACCAG cccctggctGCCAAGCGGACTGAAATTGAGAAGTGGCGCAAAGAGTTCAAGGAGCAGTGGCTCAAGGAGCAGAAGCGCACG AACGAGGCGCTGCAGGCCCTGCGGCGCGCCCAGCTGCAGTACACGCAGCGCTGTGAGGACCTGCGTGCCCGCTGCGCCCCCGATGACCCCACACCGCTGGCCTCGCCTGCGTCCAGCCGGCAGCAGGAGCGGCGGCGGCGCTCGCGGGAGGAGGCCCAGGCCAAG GCGCAGGAGGCCGAGGTGCTTTACCAGGCGTGCGCGCGTGAGGCCGGCGCACGGCAGCGGGACCTGGAGGCCGCCAAGCGCAGGATCGTGTCGCATGTTCGCAAGCTGGTGCTGCAAGGCGACGAGGTGCTGCGGAGG GTGACACTGGCATTGTTCCGGCTGCGGGGCACACAGGCCGAGCGGGGTCCCCGCGCCTTCGCTGCGCTGGCCGAGTGCTGCGCACCCTTTGAGCCCGGCCAGCGTTTCCAGCAGTTTGTGCAGGCCTTGCACGCTGCCAGCCCACCACCTCCCGCCCCCCTGCAGGACAG cTCTCCTCTGGATGCCAGGAAGAAGCCCTCCATGCCGCTCCCTCCACGGCTGGAGGAAGACACCAGTGCCTGGGAGGATGCGGGCCTGACCTGGCAGG GCATGCCGGGCAGTGACGCAGACAGTTTGGGTGGGGGCAGCGAGTCTCGGTCCCTGGACTCTCCCACCTCCAGCCCAG GCACTAGCACACGCAGGCTGGTGAAAGTTGCGTCCACAGGCACCGAATCCTCTGACGACCTGGAGGAGCGGGAGCCAG acCTGGGAGACGGGCCTGAGAACGGAAGCCCCTTCCAGAAGTGGACACTGTCCAGCGCGGCCCAGACCCACCGACTGAGGCGGCTGCGGGGTCCAGCCAAGTGCAGGGAGTGTGACACCTTCATGGTCAGCGGGACTGAGTGTGAGGAG TGCCTCCTGACCTGCCACAAGCGCTGTCTGGAGACCCTGCTGATCACCTGTGGCCACCGCCGACTGCCCGCCCGGACGCCCCTGTTCGGGGTGGCCTTCCTGCAACTGCCCAGGGACTTCCCGGAACAGGTGCCCTTCCTGGTGACGCGGTGCACGGCCGACATCGAGCAGCGTGCCCTGGGCCTCCAG GGCATCTACAGGGTCAGTGGGTCCCGCGTGCGGGTGGAGCGGCTGTGTCAGGCCTTCGAGAACGGGCGGGCTCTGGTGGACCTGTCGGGACACTCGCCCCACGACATCTCCAGCGTCCTCAAGCGCTTCCTCCAggag ctctcGGATCCTGTGGTCCCCTTCCACCTGTATGACGCTTTCATGGCACTGGCGAGGGGCCTACCCGCCGAGACTGGGCCCCCCAGCGCCCACCCTGAGTCCAGGCCTGCTGGCACTCACCccgaggctgaggctgaggccgTGCGCTCCCTCAGGACCCTGCTGGCCCAGCTGCCCGGCTCCAACTACAACACCCTGCGGCACCTGGTGGCTCACCTCTTCAG GGTGGCCGCACACAGCCAGGAAAACAGGATGTCGGCCAACAACCTGGGCATCGTGTTTGGGCCCACGCTGCTTCGGCCGCCGGAGggcgtggggggcggggggcccgCGGCCCGCCTGCTGGACTCGGGGCGCCAGGCGCAGCTGGTGGAGCTGCTCATCCAGCACTATGAGCAGATCTTTGGGATGGATGAGCTGCCCCCTGCCGGTGagcccccaccccgtgcccccAGCCCGGCCCCCTCGGACTCAGCCCCTGCACGCCTCCCCTCGGACCTGGACACAGACACAGGCCCAGACTCTGACGGTGCCCTAGAGAGGTTTCCTGAGGACAGGCCTCAAGAG ATTCCAAGCCCACAGAGTGACCAGAGAGAGGAGGTGGCTGAGGACCCCAGAGAGGATGGCGGGGAAG GGTCCAGCCACGTCCCTGAGGACTCACCACTGGGGACGCAGCCCCGGGGCCACTTCAGCCGTCAGCCAGTCAAGTACCCTCGAGGGGGAGTGCGGCCGGTCACACACCAGCTGTCCGGCCTGGCCCTGGTGGCCTCCAAGCTGTGCGAGGAGGCACCGTCTGCACCCGGGTGGCGGGGGAGCCTGCGGGGCTGGGGGGCTTCGGCAGCCTCCCCAGAGGCCAGCCCCCTGCGCCGCGCCCCTCTGCCCAAGCACTTCGAGATCACGCAGGAGACTGCGCGGCTGCTCTCTAAGATGCAGGGCGATGCGGGGCCGGGGCCCGCCTGCCCCTCCGGCGCCCAGCCAGAGGAGGCTGAGGACTACCTCTGA
- the GMIP gene encoding GEM-interacting protein isoform X3, whose protein sequence is MDATEPGLPPAPESRKRYSDIFRSLDNLEISLGNVALDSLAADPALPGDPENEKTPTAAVTSDTGPWSGPSPECLAPLTEEELDLRLIQTKGGVDAALDYAKTWSRYAKELLAWTEKRASYELEFAKSIMKIAEAGKVSIHQQSLMPMQYVYTLFLEQDLSLAGLALDTVAQQRRDYYQPLAAKRTEIEKWRKEFKEQWLKEQKRTNEALQALRRAQLQYTQRCEDLRARCAPDDPTPLASPASSRQQERRRRSREEAQAKAQEAEVLYQACAREAGARQRDLEAAKRRIVSHVRKLVLQGDEVLRRVTLALFRLRGTQAERGPRAFAALAECCAPFEPGQRFQQFVQALHAASPPPPAPLQDSSPLDARKKPSMPLPPRLEEDTSAWEDAGLTWQGMPGSDADSLGGGSESRSLDSPTSSPGTSTRRLVKVASTGTESSDDLEEREPDLGDGPENGSPFQKWTLSSAAQTHRLRRLRGPAKCRECDTFMVSGTECEECLLTCHKRCLETLLITCGHRRLPARTPLFGVAFLQLPRDFPEQVPFLVTRCTADIEQRALGLQGIYRVSGSRVRVERLCQAFENGRALVDLSGHSPHDISSVLKRFLQELSDPVVPFHLYDAFMALARGLPAETGPPSAHPESRPAGTHPEAEAEAVRSLRTLLAQLPGSNYNTLRHLVAHLFSAHPTPAISCVQHPPLPAPRVAAHSQENRMSANNLGIVFGPTLLRPPEGVGGGGPAARLLDSGRQAQLVELLIQHYEQIFGMDELPPAGEPPPRAPSPAPSDSAPARLPSDLDTDTGPDSDGALERFPEDRPQERLRGTGRWEATPALSTNSSLNQHGGAMLEPDSSSGQSSALPK, encoded by the exons ATGGACGCCACCGAGCCGG GGCTGCCCCCAGCTCCGGAGAGCAGGAAGAGGTACAGTGACATCTTCCGGAGCCTGGACAACCTTGAGATCTCACTGGGGAACGT GGCCCTGGACTCACTGGCTGCAGACCCTGCTCTTCCAGGAGACCCCGAGAATGAGAAGACCCCCACGGCAGCTGTG ACCAGTGACACTGGCCCCTGGAGTGGACCCTCTCCGGAGTGCCTGGCTCCCTTGACAG AGGAAGAACTGGACCTGCGACTCATCCAGACCAAGGGTGGGGTGGATGCAGCCCTGGACTATGCCAAGACCTGGAGCCGTTACGCCAAGGAGCTGCTGGCCTGGACGGAGAAGCGGGCCAGCTACG AGCTGGAGTTTGCCAAAAGCATCATGAAGATCGCCGAGGCCGGCAAGGTGTCCATCCACCAGCAG agtctgatGCCCATGCAGTACGTGTACACCCTGTTTCTGGAGCAAGACCTCAGCCTGGCAGGCCTGGCCCTGGACACAGTGGCCCAGCAGCGGAGGGACTACTACCAG cccctggctGCCAAGCGGACTGAAATTGAGAAGTGGCGCAAAGAGTTCAAGGAGCAGTGGCTCAAGGAGCAGAAGCGCACG AACGAGGCGCTGCAGGCCCTGCGGCGCGCCCAGCTGCAGTACACGCAGCGCTGTGAGGACCTGCGTGCCCGCTGCGCCCCCGATGACCCCACACCGCTGGCCTCGCCTGCGTCCAGCCGGCAGCAGGAGCGGCGGCGGCGCTCGCGGGAGGAGGCCCAGGCCAAG GCGCAGGAGGCCGAGGTGCTTTACCAGGCGTGCGCGCGTGAGGCCGGCGCACGGCAGCGGGACCTGGAGGCCGCCAAGCGCAGGATCGTGTCGCATGTTCGCAAGCTGGTGCTGCAAGGCGACGAGGTGCTGCGGAGG GTGACACTGGCATTGTTCCGGCTGCGGGGCACACAGGCCGAGCGGGGTCCCCGCGCCTTCGCTGCGCTGGCCGAGTGCTGCGCACCCTTTGAGCCCGGCCAGCGTTTCCAGCAGTTTGTGCAGGCCTTGCACGCTGCCAGCCCACCACCTCCCGCCCCCCTGCAGGACAG cTCTCCTCTGGATGCCAGGAAGAAGCCCTCCATGCCGCTCCCTCCACGGCTGGAGGAAGACACCAGTGCCTGGGAGGATGCGGGCCTGACCTGGCAGG GCATGCCGGGCAGTGACGCAGACAGTTTGGGTGGGGGCAGCGAGTCTCGGTCCCTGGACTCTCCCACCTCCAGCCCAG GCACTAGCACACGCAGGCTGGTGAAAGTTGCGTCCACAGGCACCGAATCCTCTGACGACCTGGAGGAGCGGGAGCCAG acCTGGGAGACGGGCCTGAGAACGGAAGCCCCTTCCAGAAGTGGACACTGTCCAGCGCGGCCCAGACCCACCGACTGAGGCGGCTGCGGGGTCCAGCCAAGTGCAGGGAGTGTGACACCTTCATGGTCAGCGGGACTGAGTGTGAGGAG TGCCTCCTGACCTGCCACAAGCGCTGTCTGGAGACCCTGCTGATCACCTGTGGCCACCGCCGACTGCCCGCCCGGACGCCCCTGTTCGGGGTGGCCTTCCTGCAACTGCCCAGGGACTTCCCGGAACAGGTGCCCTTCCTGGTGACGCGGTGCACGGCCGACATCGAGCAGCGTGCCCTGGGCCTCCAG GGCATCTACAGGGTCAGTGGGTCCCGCGTGCGGGTGGAGCGGCTGTGTCAGGCCTTCGAGAACGGGCGGGCTCTGGTGGACCTGTCGGGACACTCGCCCCACGACATCTCCAGCGTCCTCAAGCGCTTCCTCCAggag ctctcGGATCCTGTGGTCCCCTTCCACCTGTATGACGCTTTCATGGCACTGGCGAGGGGCCTACCCGCCGAGACTGGGCCCCCCAGCGCCCACCCTGAGTCCAGGCCTGCTGGCACTCACCccgaggctgaggctgaggccgTGCGCTCCCTCAGGACCCTGCTGGCCCAGCTGCCCGGCTCCAACTACAACACCCTGCGGCACCTGGTGGCTCACCTCTTCAG tgcccaccccacccctgctatCAGCTGCGTCCAGCACCCACCCCTGCCCGCCCCCAGGGTGGCCGCACACAGCCAGGAAAACAGGATGTCGGCCAACAACCTGGGCATCGTGTTTGGGCCCACGCTGCTTCGGCCGCCGGAGggcgtggggggcggggggcccgCGGCCCGCCTGCTGGACTCGGGGCGCCAGGCGCAGCTGGTGGAGCTGCTCATCCAGCACTATGAGCAGATCTTTGGGATGGATGAGCTGCCCCCTGCCGGTGagcccccaccccgtgcccccAGCCCGGCCCCCTCGGACTCAGCCCCTGCACGCCTCCCCTCGGACCTGGACACAGACACAGGCCCAGACTCTGACGGTGCCCTAGAGAGGTTTCCTGAGGACAGGCCTCAAGAG agactgagaggcacAGGGAGATGGGAAGCGACCCCAGCACTCAGCACTAACAGTTCCCTCAATCAGCATGGTGGGGCTATGCTTGAGCCTGATTCCAGCTcagggcaaagcagcgcactacccaagtga